The segment TGTTTTACTGTTTTGGCGAGATGTTTTTCCGGTTTGAcgggaaaattgtttttccggttttgacggaaaattacgtttttcgattttggcggaaaatgcatttttatagttttggcgggaaattgtgtttttttttgttttgacggGAAATTTTGTTTTCCCGACTTTGACGGGAAgtgtgttttccggttttggtggaaaattTCTTTTTCCAATTTTTACGGGAAATTGCATTTTTCAGATTTGACGGGAAAGTGTGTTTTCGTTTTTGGCGGACAATTagatttttccggttttggcgagataatgtgtttttgtaattttggcgaaaaatatatttttacagttttgacGGGAAGTTTCATTTTTCCAGATTTGATGGGAAAgtgtgttttccggttttgacggaaaataacattttttacaCGATTTTGGCGAAAAGTGTAGTTTTACGATTTTAGGGGAAAATTgcattttttcggttttgacgAAAAAGTTCCTTTTTACGATTTTGTGGAAAAGCTCGTTTTACGGTTTTGTCAGAAAAGTGGGGGGGGggtttacggttttggcgggaaagtgtgtgttttgcagttttggcggaaagtTCATTTTTATGATTTCGGTGGgaatttgtgtttttttcagttttgtcggaaaattgtgttttcccattttggcaggaaaatgtGGTTTCGAcggaaaaattgttttttttttggtgaagaTTCACCCTCACCTAAATGCTTTGTGAATACACACTCTCATTTGagtgagaatttgagatgagtttttaCAAATGCAGTTGGGTGATCCATTTAGAACATTTTAATGTACAAAACTAACATCGATTTGCATCTTTACCTAGATGGATCAACTAGATGAAAAAACAAACATCACCTTAATGTTCCAAATACATCGGTTCCTGTCAAATGCCAAAGGAAGTAAAGCTATCTTGTGAATTTTTGCTATGGCAAACCTGATTTGGTAGAGTACTGGCATGTTCTCTCTCTGGTAACCGCGTAGACTCAGTTCGTGTTTTGTCATGTTCAGTTCTAGTTTAATAACATTTCCAAAAATTAGTTGAAGCCAATATAATTCAGGTTTCGATTTTAACGTATTGTTTTTGTATTTAGTTAAACccgaaaacaaaataaagatcGAGTGAAACAAtgaccaaaaatttaaaaaaaaaaatgtgaagtgAAAAATGCTCCAGTCACAATTATTTTTGGTTATAGTGTAATTTTGACAAGTGAAATTAGAAAGTCACACATATGAAGGAAATTCATGGAATCGTATGTGATATCCATAACATATCCTCTGCGTTAGTCAAAATCTCCTTTTCTCATGTTCATCGTGATCTCAACGGAGAAGCCGATGCGTTGGCAAAGGCCTCCTTGAGAGTTATTTCTGTTTAAGCCCAATCATGGATATACTTGGACCTGAGGCCTTCTCATATTAATGAATGaatttatgacaaaaaaaatagaaattagaAAGTCACACAAAgaaattagaaaacaaaattcaaaactatATCCAAACacattatatttgatatattcgAAACAATAACACATTGAATCCGATAAGTTGGACTATATAGAAGAAAGAGGAGCACcaaataaagaaatatattaaattaaatatttgaattagttTTCGGATTATTTTTTGGGTCAAACAgagtaaaacaatttttttttcaaaagcaaTAAAAATGAATTCAAACCCATACGTAAATAGGCCCACATCAGTTATTGGGAGGCCTTCACAAAATGCGGCTGCAACTGGAAtgcattttttttgaattaaaactTCCTGAATGCTTAATTTATGTgcattctaaaaaaaattcaccaattacaattaaaaaatagaatgtGTATTCCATTTCATTTCATAACATTCCATACCattcgagaaaaaaaattaaatatcattTGAAAAATCATTCCAAATCAAAAACGTTTTGGAATAAGTGGAATGCTGATTCCATTCCATTAAATTCCAGAAATAATAATTCCTATCATTCCACATATTCCTTTTAGTTGTTACCAGTTACACCCTAAAAGTTTAGTGGTAATTGTCAAGCTGAAAAAAACGACCACCACCCGATAGTAGAGATGGCAAACGAGCTCACCCGCAACCAAATGGCCCGCCCCGCCACGGGCTCAAGTTCAGTCGGGTCACAGCGGGCTGGCCCGCCGCGGGATGCGGTACCGAGAAGCATTGACCAATCCCGCCCCGCCTATTGCACAGGTCTTTGCGGGCAGGCCCGCGGGTCACCATGCCTTGGAAAGAGTTTGCATCTGTCACGATGCCTTCTCAAACCACTTGTTCCATGCCCGTGGGAACTCCATGCATAGTCATTCTTACAATAATTGCATTTAGTTTTCTCCTCACCATTGGATTTTCGAATCTTAGTAAAATGGGGCCATACATCAGACCATTGCCTACCCTCCTTCTCGTTCTCCATCTCGTCCTCCATCTCGTCCTCTTCAAATTCACCTTCCAAATCAAGCTGCTCCTCTTgaatcttcttcttattcttacCATTGCCTTGTGTCAGCCTGGAACTCTTTCTCCCCCCACGGATGGTAAAATGAAtagatttggttttggttttcctTTTACTCGCCTTAGGAGACGAAGACGATCCAATGCCACCGTCTAGAGTAGACTGTAACATTGGTTTCTTTGATTTCAAGGCTCGCACGGTTCCGCAGGTGGCTTGTTTGCGCAGAGTAGTAGCTTGGGTTGGTGGAGGAGTGATTTCAACATCactatcatcttcatcatcagcaGCTTGAATAAgccttctcttctttctttgcttcttttttgcTCCATCAGATGAACCATCATCAGCCTCATCATCTGCCAAAATAACTCCAAGGACTCGCTGGCTCTCTAAATCCATTGTATTCAACGGTGTGAAATTTGGATCGAAACTTGAACCATCATCtgtcatctctttctctcttcttcgttagagttagagtttaggtttctgcgtcgttttttttttgcttaggtCGTGAGTCGTGAGTTTAGCCTTTTAGGTAATATTGTTTAGGGTTCTGTTTGTATTTTTAtgcaattttaaaaattatagcaATTATTCTCTTATTTCTCATTGGTCAGAGACTCAACCATTATAAGAAATTTTTATTATCTAAACTATCAGACGTAAAGATCAAGTCTCATACTCAAGTCCTATCAAACTATCAAACTAAACAATCAAGAGCAAGAAACCATATCATATGTAAGAGACG is part of the Brassica rapa cultivar Chiifu-401-42 chromosome A09, CAAS_Brap_v3.01, whole genome shotgun sequence genome and harbors:
- the LOC117128154 gene encoding uncharacterized protein LOC117128154; this translates as MTDDGSSFDPNFTPLNTMDLESQRVLGVILADDEADDGSSDGAKKKQRKKRRLIQAADDEDDSDVEITPPPTQATTLRKQATCGTVRALKSKKPMLQSTLDGGIGSSSSPKASKRKTKTKSIHFTIRGGRKSSRLTQGNGKNKKKIQEEQLDLEGEFEEDEMEDEMENEKEGRQWSDVWPHFTKIRKSNGEEKTKCNYCKNDYAWSSHGHGTSGLRRHRDRCKLFPRHGDPRACPQRPVQ